One Aegilops tauschii subsp. strangulata cultivar AL8/78 chromosome 7, Aet v6.0, whole genome shotgun sequence genomic window carries:
- the LOC109740652 gene encoding ras-related protein RIC2 — protein sequence MAAGYRAEDDYDYLFKVVLIGDSGVGKSNLLSRFTRNEFSLESKSTIGVEFATRSLQVDGKVVKAQIWDTAGQERYRAITSAYYRGAVGALLVYDVTRHATFENAERWLKELRDHTDPNIVVMLVGNKSDLRHLVAVPTDEGKAFAERESLYFMETSALESTNVEDAFAEVLKQIYRIVSKRAVEAGEDSAAGPGKGEKINMKDDVSAVKKGGCCSS from the exons ATGGCGGCGGGGTACCGGGCGGAGGACGACTACGACTACCTCTTCAAGGTCGTCCTCATCGGCGACTCCGGCGTCGGCAAGTCCAACCTGCTCTCCCGCTTCACCCGCAACGAGTTCAGCCTCGAGTCCAAGTCCACCATCGGGGTCGAGTTCGCCACCCGCTCCCTCCAGGTCGACGGCAAGGTCGTCAAGGCCCAGATTTGGGACACCGCCGGCCAGGAACG ATACCGTGCTATTACTAGCGCATACTACCGTGGTGCTGTAGGAGCGTTGCTTGTCTACGACGTCACTCGGCACGCAACCTTCGAGAATGCAGAGCGCTGGCTGAAGGAATTGAGGGACCATACGGACCCGAACATAGTTGTCATGCTTGTTGGCAACAAGTCTGATCTCCGCCATCTCGTGGCCGTCCCAACTGACGAAGGGAAGGCGTTTGCAGAGAGGGAGTCACTCTATTTCATGGAGACCTCTGCGCTCGAGTCGACCAATGTGGAGGACGCGTTTGCGGAGGTCTTGAAACAGATTTACCGCATCGTGAGCAAGAGGGCGGTCGAGGCAGGCGAAGACTCGGCCGCCGGCCCTGGCAAGGGTGAGAAGATCAACATGAAGGACGATGTCTCGGCGGTAAAGAAGGGCGGGTGCTGCTCTAGCTGA